The Triticum aestivum cultivar Chinese Spring chromosome 7B, IWGSC CS RefSeq v2.1, whole genome shotgun sequence genome window below encodes:
- the LOC123159902 gene encoding auxin-responsive protein SAUR71-like: protein MAVSVQSPCVLSALASSLPKVSGVDRSSGTMKRLLRRLSRVAAADACAAAAYKPLRPDAAAKASSTDSSSSSSFFGARRLGRGARVPEGHVPVCVGEEGGPVERFAVRPELLGQPAFKALLRRAAQEYGYGHPGALRIPCAVANFRRLLHGHSDPGCQATDDDDSALYY from the coding sequence ATGGCTGTCTCAGTACAATCGCCTTGTGTTCTCTCAGCTCTAGCGTCGTCCCTCCCCAAGGTCTCCGGCGTCGACAGAAGCAGCGGCACCATGAAGCGCCTGCTCAGACGGCTCTCCCGCGTGGCCGCGGCAgacgcctgcgccgccgccgcgtacAAGCCACTCCGGCCCGATGCGGCCGCGAAGGCCTCCTCCACGGACTCTTCTTCGTCGTCCTCGTTCTTCGGCGCGCGAAGACTCGGCCGCGGTGCGCGCGTGCCGGAGGGGCACGTGCCTGTGTGCGTCGGCGAGGAGGGCGGCCCCGTGGAGCGCTTCGCCGTGCGGCCCGAGCTGCTGGGCCAGCCGGCGTTCAAGGCCCTGCTCCGGCGCGCCGCGCAGGAGTACGGCTACGGCCACCCGGGCGCGCTCCGGATCCCCTGCGCCGTCGCCAacttccgccgcctcctccacggcCACTCCGACCCCGGCTGCCAGGCCACCGACGACGACGACTCCGCGCTCTACTACTAG